The genomic window GCTCGGCCGAGGACGGTTCATCGCCCTGACGAAGATGGACGCCGACAACGTCGATTACATTCGCGATCTGGAGTCGATTCGAGAGACGTTCGGTCCCGAATGCGTGCCGTTCAACGTGCCGATCGGCGTCGGGGCCGACTTCAAGGGGGTGGTCGATGTGTTGAACCCGCCGGCTGAGGTGCCGGACGGGTGCCCGATGTCTCCGGACGAGGCCGCTCGAATCGTCATCGAGCAGATCGTCGATGAAGACGAGGAATTGACCAACCGGTATCTCGAAGGGGACTCGATCGCGATCGACGAGCTGCGCAAGGCGGCCCACGACGGCATCCTGCGCGGGCATATCGTGCCGGTCGTGTGCCTGTGCAGTAAGAACGATATCGGGATCAAGGAGTTGCTCGACCTTCTGGCGACCTGCGGCCTGAGCCCGGCGGACATTCACCGCTTCGGCTTCCCCGCCCAGCCGGGATCGATCGAGGCGGACGCGGCGACCCCACACGACGGCGAGGACGAGGAGGAGGTCGAAATCGACCCGACGGAAGACGGCGACCTGGTCGCTCAGGTCTTCAAAACGGCGATCGACCCGTTTATGGGGAAACTCAGCTTCATGCGGATCATCTCCGGCAAGCTGACCCCGGACACCCCCCTGGTGAACCTCCGAACCGGCAAGGCCAACAAGCCGGGCCACCTGTACGTGGTACAAGGCAAGCAGCACGAGGAAGTGGGCGAGGCGATTGCCGGCGACATTGTGGCGGTGGCGAAGTTCGAAGACCTGCACATTTCCGACACGGTGACCAACGGCGGCCAGCACAGCGCTCCTCACGTCGTCTTGAAGCCGATCAACTTCCCCGCGCCGATGGTCCCTCGGGCCGTCCAGCCGAAGGCCCGCGAGGACGAGGCAAAGATCGCCGCCAGCCTGGCGAAGATGGCCGAGGAAGACCCGACCTTCACCTATCGCCGTGACGAGCAAACGCATGAACTTGTCATCAATGGTATGAGCGATCTGCACCTTGACGTGATCTTGCAGCGGTTGAAGAACCGCTACAAGCTCGATGTCGAGACGCACATTCCGCATGTGCCGTACCTGGAGTCGATCACCGCTCCGGCCGAGGCGGATTATCGGCACAAGAAGCAGACCGGCGGCCGGGGGCAGTTTGCCGAGGTCCACCTGCGCATCCGGCCTCTCGAACGGGGTGAAGGGTTCAAGTTTGTCGATGCGGTCAAGGGTGGCGTGATTCCCAACAACTACATTCCGGCCGTCGAAAAGGGCTGCCGAGAGCAAATGGCCAAGGGGGTCATGACCGGCAACCGCGTGGTGGATGTTGAAGTGGAAGTCCACTTCGGCAAGTATCACGATGTCGACAGCTCGGAAGCGGCCTTCAAGATCGCCTCGGCCGCCGCCTTCCGCAAGGCGTTCGAACAGGCCAGGCCCGCGCTTCTGGAGCCGGTCGTGTCGATGGAAGTGACCGTCCCTGGTGAGAAGTTCGGCGACGTCTCGGCCGACCTTTCAACCCGCCGCGGCCACATCACCGGCATGGACGCTTTGCCGGGCGGCCTTCAGATCATCAAGGCGACGGTCCCGCTGGCCGAGGTGCTCTCGTACTCGTCGACCCTCAAGAGCATGACGGGCGGGCAGGGGTCGTACGTCCTCGAATTCCACTCGTATCAACCCGTGCCGGCGCATGTGCAACAACAAATCGTTGACAAGTATCAGAAGAGCCGGACAGGAGTGGAGGAGGAGTGATCTCCTTTCACGGATGATCTGAACCTGACGCACCAATCGAAGGCCGGGCGAGCGACGACTCGTCCGGCCTTTGGCATTGGGTTTCCCATCACTGAACGATGAGACGCTTCAGCGCGGTCAATCCGGATCGTAGGAGAGGTTCGGGGAGAGCCAGCGTTCGGCCTCGGCAAGGGTCATCCCTTTGCGGCGGGCGTAGTCCTGAACCTGGTCACGGGTGATCATATCGACGGCGAAGTAGCGGGCCTCGGGGTGGGCGAAGTAGAAGCCGGAAACCGAGGCGGCGGGCCACATGGCGCAGCTTTCGGTGAGACGGATGCCCGTGGCAGCCTCGGCGTCGAGCAGTTGCCAGAGGGTACGCTTCTCGGTGTGGTCGGGGCAGGCCGGATAGCCGGGAGCGGGGCGGATGCCGCGGTAGCGCTCGTCAATCAGATCATCGTTGGAAAGGTTCTCGGATCGTCCGAAGCCCCAGTCGATCCGGGCCTGTCGGTGGAGGCATTCCGCGAACGCCTCGGCGAAGCGATCGGCGAGCGCCTTGACCATGATGGCGTTGTAGTCGTCGTGGTCGGCCTCGAAACGGGAGACGATGGGGTCGATGCCGAGGCCGGCGGTCACGGCGAAGGCGCCGATCGTGTCCAAGCGGCCCGACTCGACCGGGGCGATGTAGTCGGCCAGCGACCGAAAACACTCCTGCCCCTGCCGCTGCCATTGCTGCCGGAGGCAGTGGAAGCGGAACCGCTCGGAGGATCGCAGCTCATCCGAGTAGACGATGATGTCGTCCCCCTCGGAATTGGCCGGGAAGAAGCCGTAGACGGCTCGGGCTTTCAGCTCGCCGTTCTTGATCAGATTCGAGAGCATGGCCTGAGCCTTCTCGAACAGATCGCGGGCCTCGGCGCCGACATAAGGATCTTCAAAAATCTTCGGATATTTCCCTTTTAGCTCCCAGGTGGAGAAGAAGGGGGACCAGTCAATAAACGGGACCAGATCGGCCAGCGGCATCTCCTCGATGATTCGTTGGCCGAAGAACTCGGGGCGGGGGAGGTCAACGGTGGCCCAGTCGGTCGGGAAGCGGCGGCGAAGGGCCTCGGCGTAAGGAACGAGGTTCCGTTCGCGGCGCTTGCTGAACGCCTGACGTTCCTGTTCCTGGGCGGCTTGAATCTGATCGACGTATTCTTTCCTGGTGTCGTCTTTGCGGCTGAGGCGTTCGACGACGCCGACGGATCGGGAGGCGTCCTTGACGTGGACAACCGGGTTGTTGTAGGCCGGGGCGATCTTGACGGCGGTGTGCTTCGGGCTGGTCGTCGCGCCACCGATCAACAAGGGGATGGTGAAGCCCTCACGCTGCATCTCACGAGCGACGTGAACCATCTCGTCAAGCGAGGGGGTAATCAGGCCGGAAAGGCCGATCACATCCACCCCGTGTTTCTTGGCTTCGGCGAGAATTTTTTCACTCGGGCACATGACCCCGAGGTCGATCACCTCGTAATCGTTGCAGCCAAGGACGACGCCGACGATATTCTTGCCGATGTCGTGGACATCCCCCTTGACCGTCGCCATGAGGACCTTGCCACGGACCTGCACCCCTCCGGCAAGGCGCTTCTCCTCTTCCATGAAAGGGGTGAGGTACGCGACGGCCTTTTTCATCACACGGGCCGATTTGACGACCTGAGGCAGGAACATCTTGCCGGCGCCGAACAGGTCGCCAACGACGTTCATGCCGTCCATCAAGGGGCCTTCAATGACCTTCAATGGGGAACCGAGGTGCTGGCGGGCCTCCTCGGCGTCTTCCTCGACGAAATCGACAATCCCTTTAATCAGGGCATGTTCGATTCGCTTGGCGACAGGGGCATCGCGCCAGGAGAGATCCTGGGCCGTGGTTTTCTTGCCGGCGTCCTTGACCGACTCGGCGAACTCGGTGAGGCGGTCGGCGGCATCGGGGCGGCGATTGAGGAGAACGTCCTCGACCTTCTCACGGAGTTCGGGGGCGATTTCCTCGTACACTTCAAGCTGGCTGGGGTTGACGATCCCCATGTCCAGCCCGGCCTTGATGGCATGGTAGAGGAAGGCGGCGTTCATCGCCTCGCGGACGGTGTTGTTGCCGCGGTAAGAGAAGGAGACGTTCGAGACACCGCCGGAGGTCTTGGCCAGGGGGAGTCGCTGTTTCAGTTCCCGAACGGCTTCGATGAACTCGACGGCGTAATTGTTGTGCTCCTCGATCCCGGTGCCGACGGTGAGAATGTTCGTGTCGAAGATGATGTCTTCGGGGGGGAATCCGACCTCCTCGGTCAGGAGTTTGTAGGCCCGTTCACAGATGGCGACCTTGTTCTCCTTGTCGACGGCCTGGCCGGTTTCGTCGAAGGCCATGACGACGACGGCCGCGCCGAAGCGTCGGACCGTCCGGGCCTGTTCGAGGAATTTTTCCTCCCCTTCCTTCAGGCTGATCGAGTTGACGATCGCCTTGCCCTGGCAGCAGCGGAGCCCGGCCTCGATGACCTTGAAGTCGGAGCTGTCGATCATCACCGGAATGCGGGCGATGTCGGGCTCGGCGGCCAGCAGGTTGAGGAATCGGGTCATGGCCTTCGGGCCGTCGATGAGCCCTTCGTCCATGTTCACGTCGAGGATGTTCGCGCCGCCCTCAACCTGTTCACGGGCGACGGCGAGCGCCTCGTCGTAGTTCTCCTCGCGGATCAGGCGAGCGAACTTGCGAGAGCCGGTGATGTTCGTCCGCTCGCCGATCATGATGAAGCCGCTGTCGGGGCGGATCGTCAGCGGTTCCTGCCCGGAGAGGCTCGTCCAGTGCTTTGACTTAGGACGAACGCGAGGCTTGGCCCCTTCGACGGCCAGGGCGATCTGACGGATGTATTCCGGCGTCGTGCCACAGCAGCCGCCGATGATGTTCAGCCAGCCGTTGCGGGCGAACTCGCCGATGACTTCGGCCATCCGCTCGGGAGGGTCGTCGAAGTTGCCGAAACCGTCGGGCATGCCGGCGTTCGGGTGAGAGCTGACGTAACACGTGGCAACATTCGCCAACGATTCGAGGTACGGACGGAGTTCGTCGGCCCCGAGGGCGCAGTTGATGCCGACCGAGAGCAGCTCCATGTGCGAGACGGAGTGCCAGAAGGCCTCGATCGTCTGTCCCGAGAGGGTCCGGCCGCTCTTGTCGGTGATCGTGCCCGAGACCATCACCGGCAGGCGAATGCCGTGGCGTTCGAAGTACTGGTCGATGGCGTAGAGGCACGCCTTCATGTTCAGGGTGTCGAAGCTCGTCTCGGGAAAGAGAATGTCGACCCCACCGGCGATGAGGCCGTCGACGGCCTCGGTGTAGGCGTCGACAAGCTGATCGAAGGTCACCCCTCGGTAGCCGGGGTCTTCGACCTTCGGAGAGATCGAGGCGGTCTTGTCGGTCGGGCCGATCGAGCCGGCAACGAAGCGGGGCTTGTCGGGGTTCAGAGCCGTCACCTCGTCGGCCACGCGGCGGGCGAGTTCGGCGGCGGCGCGGTTGATCTCGAAGCAATGGTCCTGAAGGCCGTAGTTCTCCATCGTCAGACGATTGGAGATGAAGGTGTTGGTCTCGATGATGTCGGCCCCGGCATCGAGATAGGCGCGATGGATCGCGGCGATGACGTCGGGACGGGTGATCGAGAGCAGGTCGTTGCAGCCTTTCAGGTCCTTCGGATGGTCGCGGAAGCGATCGCCGCGGAAGTCCTCTTCGGTCAACGAGTAGGTCTGGATCATGGTCCCCATGGCGCCGTCGAGCACCAAAACGCGCTGGGCGAGCAATTCTTCCAGAAGGGCTTGGGTGTCGATCCGCTCGGCATGGGACATCGTGTGGTCCATCCTCAGGACAGGGAGACGCGGGCCTGGAGCAACATCAGGAAACCGGCAGCGGAGGCGCAGCCCCTGGGGTGATCACCGATCGAGGACGAGGGGCCCCGCTGTCGGCGCCGACCCGAGGCAAAACCTATTGAGAACGACGCAGCGTTCGTCCGAGAAGGCGATGCATCGAGCCCTCCCTGGGAACACGCCTGGTTTCCCTCAAGGAACGGTACGGAATCGCCTCGGGGTCATCCCCTGCCGCCCCGACCGAAGTCCGCCGGGAGAGGCGATCTCTCCAGGAGGGCCGGAAACGTTCCTTCGATTCTTAGAAGTCCCTTAGTATCGGACCTTGGCAGTCGGGCTGTCAACGCGAGGTCAGGCCCGCGGCGTTTGCCAGCAACAGCACGACCACGAGGAGCACCGCCCAGAAGCAGGTCTGGACCAGGGGCCGGGGACCGCGAAACCGTCGGGGCCGTTTCTCAACAATTCGCGCTGCCACGGCGGGGCAAACGTGCTGCGTCCAGCGGCCGAGCCGACCCGATCGACCACAATCGAGGCAGTGGTACCGAAACAGCCTCGGCAGAACAATCACCGCCAGGGCGGGCAGGACCACGAAGGCCAGAAACAACCCCAGGGGATCGCTCCGGCTCAGGACCACCAGGCGGATCGCTGCCAGCCAGAAGCCGATTCCAAGGAACCCGAGAAAGGGATTGGCCAGGATCCTCCGGTACGCTCCCGGATGGACGACGATCGGCAAGGATCGTTCGGAGAGTTGGGGCCGAAAATCGGGATCGAGCGTCGGCGGAGGGGGGGCGAGTTGCTCCACGAAGGCGGCTCTCCGGAACGCGCCGGCCCGAGGTCGGTCAACGGTCCCTTTGCGTGATCGATCCGAAGGACGGGACAGCGTCTTCCTCCATCGAACCACTTTACAAGGCGGGGGTCGTGACGGACAATCAAGTCTTCTGCTTTTCGGGGACTGCAACGGTACATCCGTCGAGGGCTCAGAGTGGTGCATGAGGAAGCGATCCGCAAGGCCGACGTCTTGATCGAAGCGTTGGGCTATATCCGCAAGTTCCATAACCGGTTTACCGTCATCAAGCTGGGCGGTTCGGTCATGGAGGAACCGGAGACGCTGCGGGCCTTGCTGGTGGACGTGGTCTTCATGCAAACCGTCGGCCTGCGTCCGGTGGTGGTGCATGGCGGCGGGAAAGCGATCTCGGCGGCCATGCAGAAGGCGGGCCTGGAACCGAAGTTCGTGCAAGGGCGTCGCTACACCGACGAGGCCACGCTGGGAATCGTTGCCGACGTCCTGATCGACGGTGTGAATGCCGACACCGTGCGGCACATCAACAAGTACGGCGGCCGGGCCGCGGCCTTGCACCCGCGGACGACCTGCTGCCTGCTCGGCTCTCGGATTCGCCTGAGCGGAGACGATCAGACCCCGATCGACCTGGGGCGCGTTGGCGAGGT from Tautonia marina includes these protein-coding regions:
- the fusA gene encoding elongation factor G — its product is MASGSYHIEDIRNIALAGHGASAKTSLADALLFAAGLAPRRGSVDEGTSLLDVDDEEKRRHFSIDSHLLHLEWDGKQIHLIDSPGYPDFIGSALGAISAVENVLITVSAPVGIEVNTRRLFLESGRLGRGRFIALTKMDADNVDYIRDLESIRETFGPECVPFNVPIGVGADFKGVVDVLNPPAEVPDGCPMSPDEAARIVIEQIVDEDEELTNRYLEGDSIAIDELRKAAHDGILRGHIVPVVCLCSKNDIGIKELLDLLATCGLSPADIHRFGFPAQPGSIEADAATPHDGEDEEEVEIDPTEDGDLVAQVFKTAIDPFMGKLSFMRIISGKLTPDTPLVNLRTGKANKPGHLYVVQGKQHEEVGEAIAGDIVAVAKFEDLHISDTVTNGGQHSAPHVVLKPINFPAPMVPRAVQPKAREDEAKIAASLAKMAEEDPTFTYRRDEQTHELVINGMSDLHLDVILQRLKNRYKLDVETHIPHVPYLESITAPAEADYRHKKQTGGRGQFAEVHLRIRPLERGEGFKFVDAVKGGVIPNNYIPAVEKGCREQMAKGVMTGNRVVDVEVEVHFGKYHDVDSSEAAFKIASAAAFRKAFEQARPALLEPVVSMEVTVPGEKFGDVSADLSTRRGHITGMDALPGGLQIIKATVPLAEVLSYSSTLKSMTGGQGSYVLEFHSYQPVPAHVQQQIVDKYQKSRTGVEEE
- the metH gene encoding methionine synthase, yielding MSHAERIDTQALLEELLAQRVLVLDGAMGTMIQTYSLTEEDFRGDRFRDHPKDLKGCNDLLSITRPDVIAAIHRAYLDAGADIIETNTFISNRLTMENYGLQDHCFEINRAAAELARRVADEVTALNPDKPRFVAGSIGPTDKTASISPKVEDPGYRGVTFDQLVDAYTEAVDGLIAGGVDILFPETSFDTLNMKACLYAIDQYFERHGIRLPVMVSGTITDKSGRTLSGQTIEAFWHSVSHMELLSVGINCALGADELRPYLESLANVATCYVSSHPNAGMPDGFGNFDDPPERMAEVIGEFARNGWLNIIGGCCGTTPEYIRQIALAVEGAKPRVRPKSKHWTSLSGQEPLTIRPDSGFIMIGERTNITGSRKFARLIREENYDEALAVAREQVEGGANILDVNMDEGLIDGPKAMTRFLNLLAAEPDIARIPVMIDSSDFKVIEAGLRCCQGKAIVNSISLKEGEEKFLEQARTVRRFGAAVVVMAFDETGQAVDKENKVAICERAYKLLTEEVGFPPEDIIFDTNILTVGTGIEEHNNYAVEFIEAVRELKQRLPLAKTSGGVSNVSFSYRGNNTVREAMNAAFLYHAIKAGLDMGIVNPSQLEVYEEIAPELREKVEDVLLNRRPDAADRLTEFAESVKDAGKKTTAQDLSWRDAPVAKRIEHALIKGIVDFVEEDAEEARQHLGSPLKVIEGPLMDGMNVVGDLFGAGKMFLPQVVKSARVMKKAVAYLTPFMEEEKRLAGGVQVRGKVLMATVKGDVHDIGKNIVGVVLGCNDYEVIDLGVMCPSEKILAEAKKHGVDVIGLSGLITPSLDEMVHVAREMQREGFTIPLLIGGATTSPKHTAVKIAPAYNNPVVHVKDASRSVGVVERLSRKDDTRKEYVDQIQAAQEQERQAFSKRRERNLVPYAEALRRRFPTDWATVDLPRPEFFGQRIIEEMPLADLVPFIDWSPFFSTWELKGKYPKIFEDPYVGAEARDLFEKAQAMLSNLIKNGELKARAVYGFFPANSEGDDIIVYSDELRSSERFRFHCLRQQWQRQGQECFRSLADYIAPVESGRLDTIGAFAVTAGLGIDPIVSRFEADHDDYNAIMVKALADRFAEAFAECLHRQARIDWGFGRSENLSNDDLIDERYRGIRPAPGYPACPDHTEKRTLWQLLDAEAATGIRLTESCAMWPAASVSGFYFAHPEARYFAVDMITRDQVQDYARRKGMTLAEAERWLSPNLSYDPD